A window of the Nitrosopumilus ureiphilus genome harbors these coding sequences:
- a CDS encoding vWA domain-containing protein, producing the protein MTSVSVALILDVSGSMAGSKLANAQTDASTFVNLMHTDDYVGVVKFSDNATIIYPTNAASNLVQITGLPIQNAAVSAIMGTKSLNMTNIKDAITKAFGMFPSSPTNSGMVLLSDGYWNVGGNPIPVSETTVPIYTIGLMVGTKTSAVLQTIATSTKGKYHYSADAWDLAEIYNDIAQSSSLGNLTINNKESIPQMNFKTYPTTISSGNTHAKFAVNWTNQSVAYTSDTPKTNQINVSLKDPDGSTVTPTTVAPGKGFVVLTVNNPKAGSWTIGSWTGGTGTLDTTVAAIEPNATSMNLRITSSNLKTGESIPFIAKVHNNGNAIDGVKINATVESPLVSVANDEDDELKAPQVSLPRKIFPITTNEKESGEHHGEILADTEGSHTIRVTAHGISPIDGSPFARTARLSVNVVNS; encoded by the coding sequence ATGACTTCAGTTTCTGTCGCCCTCATACTTGATGTATCAGGTAGCATGGCAGGTAGCAAATTAGCTAATGCACAAACTGATGCATCTACATTTGTGAATCTTATGCATACTGATGATTATGTGGGTGTCGTAAAATTTTCAGACAATGCAACAATAATTTATCCAACTAATGCCGCATCAAACTTGGTACAGATTACAGGTTTACCGATTCAAAATGCCGCAGTCTCGGCAATTATGGGAACCAAGTCACTTAATATGACCAACATAAAAGATGCAATTACCAAAGCATTTGGGATGTTTCCTTCATCACCTACTAACTCTGGAATGGTTTTGTTATCTGATGGCTATTGGAATGTAGGTGGAAATCCAATTCCTGTTAGTGAAACCACTGTGCCTATTTACACAATTGGTCTTATGGTTGGTACAAAAACATCAGCGGTACTACAAACCATTGCAACTTCAACAAAAGGAAAATATCATTATTCAGCTGATGCATGGGATCTAGCTGAAATCTATAACGATATTGCACAGAGCTCATCTCTTGGCAATCTTACAATAAATAATAAAGAATCAATACCACAAATGAATTTCAAAACATATCCTACAACAATATCATCGGGCAATACTCATGCAAAGTTTGCAGTTAATTGGACCAATCAATCAGTAGCTTATACTTCTGATACTCCAAAAACAAATCAAATCAATGTATCATTGAAAGATCCTGATGGAAGCACCGTCACTCCCACAACTGTCGCACCTGGAAAGGGCTTTGTAGTTCTTACAGTGAATAATCCAAAAGCTGGAAGCTGGACAATTGGTTCATGGACAGGAGGCACGGGCACACTTGATACCACGGTAGCTGCAATTGAGCCAAACGCAACCTCAATGAATTTAAGAATTACTTCTTCTAACTTAAAGACTGGTGAATCAATACCATTTATTGCAAAAGTTCATAACAATGGTAATGCAATTGATGGCGTAAAAATTAATGCCACAGTAGAGTCACCACTAGTTTCGGTTGCCAATGATGAGGATGATGAATTAAAAGCCCCACAAGTATCACTTCCACGCAAGATTTTTCCAATAACTACCAACGAGAAAGAGTCAGGCGAGCATCATGGGGAAATACTTGCTGATACTGAAGGAAGTCACACAATTCGGGTAACTGCACATGGAATATCCCCAATAGATGGTTCCCCATTTGCACGGACCGCTCGTTTGAGCGTAAATGTTGTTAATTCCTAA
- a CDS encoding DEAD/DEAH box helicase: MKIEQLDLPKSAIEFLQSQGFEKLYPPQDDSVKSGLLDGKSILVSAPTASGKTLIAMLAMISYLSKNDGKVIYLSPLRALAAEKFSEFKKLEKVSLGGKIKVGISTGDFENIEKNLEKSDVLILTNEKMDSIIRHGVEWVEEIGLVISDEVHLIGDESRGPTLEMILTQLKLLNTKPQLVGLSATITNSDEIADWLNCKLVKNDWRPVPLSEGVCDGGKVTMSDGKTFEVERSLRGTPIDLGVQSVQQGGQSLVFAETRARSKSLATKAADAIFQILKKNELTELEKTSKKILSENEHTELVKTLALLVKKGVAFHHAGLNQKCREIIEAEFRKGTIKLLSSTPTLAAGVNLPARRVVISNINRYNAKVGANRPISILEYKQLCGRAGRPQYDDYGESIIVGNGNAEDLIEYYINGEPEPIVSKITDDKSLRTHILSVIVTHPGIKKEEILEFFLQTLGGLQSRKPTLKFAIDISLRFLSSKYLIIKKGERYAATEFGKKTSMLYIDPLTATYFRDAIENVSKERNHTFGFLHLISNCDEFFPKFSLRQKDYESASLMIENNSSELLEPISEYDCSRSLLALQSWITESSELSLSDNLGIESGDMHRMAENANWLTYCLREISKHVERADLLDELADLRTRIVYGIRRELLDLVRVKGIGRVRARILYKHGIKNLDDLAKIPVNKLAEIDKIGSTIADNIKAELRKVR, translated from the coding sequence ATGAAAATTGAGCAACTAGATCTTCCAAAATCAGCAATTGAATTTTTACAATCACAAGGTTTTGAAAAATTATACCCGCCACAAGATGACAGTGTAAAGTCTGGATTGTTAGATGGCAAAAGTATTCTAGTATCTGCCCCTACTGCGAGTGGAAAGACTTTGATTGCAATGCTTGCAATGATTAGTTATCTTTCAAAAAATGACGGTAAGGTGATTTATCTTAGTCCATTACGTGCATTGGCTGCTGAAAAGTTTTCAGAATTTAAAAAATTAGAAAAAGTATCTTTGGGGGGAAAAATCAAAGTTGGAATATCAACTGGCGATTTTGAAAATATTGAAAAAAATCTAGAGAAAAGTGACGTATTGATATTGACAAATGAAAAGATGGATTCAATTATTAGACATGGTGTAGAGTGGGTTGAAGAAATTGGATTAGTAATTTCAGATGAAGTACATTTGATTGGAGATGAAAGTCGAGGCCCAACACTTGAAATGATTCTAACACAACTAAAACTTTTGAATACAAAACCTCAACTTGTAGGCCTTAGTGCAACAATTACAAATTCTGATGAGATTGCAGATTGGCTTAATTGTAAACTGGTGAAAAATGACTGGCGACCAGTACCTCTCTCTGAAGGAGTATGTGATGGGGGAAAGGTTACTATGAGTGATGGCAAAACCTTTGAAGTTGAGCGCAGTCTACGTGGAACACCTATTGATTTAGGTGTGCAATCAGTACAACAAGGAGGTCAATCACTAGTGTTTGCTGAGACTAGAGCTCGCTCCAAGTCTCTTGCAACAAAAGCTGCAGATGCAATTTTTCAGATTTTAAAAAAAAATGAATTAACCGAATTAGAAAAAACATCGAAAAAAATTCTATCTGAAAATGAACATACGGAACTAGTAAAAACATTGGCACTTCTTGTTAAAAAAGGAGTTGCGTTTCATCATGCAGGACTAAATCAAAAATGCAGAGAGATCATAGAGGCAGAATTTCGTAAAGGAACAATCAAACTACTATCGTCGACTCCGACTTTAGCTGCGGGAGTTAATCTTCCTGCAAGAAGAGTTGTAATTTCAAATATTAATCGATATAATGCAAAGGTTGGAGCAAATAGACCGATTAGTATTCTGGAATACAAACAACTGTGCGGTCGAGCTGGAAGACCTCAGTACGATGATTACGGGGAATCAATAATTGTTGGAAATGGAAATGCTGAAGATCTTATAGAGTACTACATTAACGGAGAACCAGAACCAATAGTTTCAAAGATCACTGATGATAAATCTTTGAGAACTCACATTCTTAGTGTAATAGTAACACATCCTGGAATTAAAAAAGAAGAGATTTTGGAATTCTTTTTGCAAACATTGGGGGGATTGCAATCAAGAAAACCTACCTTAAAATTTGCAATTGATATATCATTGCGTTTTCTTTCTAGTAAGTATCTGATAATCAAAAAAGGAGAACGATATGCAGCTACTGAATTTGGAAAAAAGACATCGATGCTGTACATTGATCCTTTAACTGCAACATACTTTAGAGATGCAATTGAAAATGTATCTAAAGAAAGAAACCATACGTTTGGATTTTTGCATCTGATTTCAAATTGTGATGAATTTTTCCCAAAATTTTCACTGCGGCAAAAAGATTACGAGTCGGCCAGTTTAATGATAGAAAACAATTCTTCAGAACTCCTAGAGCCAATTTCTGAATATGATTGCTCAAGAAGTCTTTTAGCTTTGCAGTCTTGGATTACTGAATCTTCAGAATTATCTCTATCTGATAACCTTGGAATAGAGTCTGGAGACATGCATAGGATGGCTGAAAATGCTAATTGGCTTACATATTGCTTAAGAGAGATTTCAAAACATGTTGAAAGAGCGGATTTGCTTGACGAATTGGCTGACCTACGAACAAGAATTGTATATGGAATAAGAAGGGAATTGCTTGACTTGGTTAGAGTCAAAGGAATTGGAAGGGTCAGAGCTAGAATTCTATACAAACATGGAATAAAGAATTTAGATGATTTGGCAAAGATTCCGGTGAATAAATTGGCAGAGATTGATAAAATTGGTTCAACCATTGCGGATAACATAAAGGCAGAGTTACGAAAGGTTAGATAA
- a CDS encoding acyltransferase — MVTNFISDKAKIGQNVQIWHFSYVGDNVEIGDNVKIGSLAHIDYDVKIGENTKIEGQAYIPPLSRIGKNVFIGPAAALTNDPYPMCDKMIGVTIEDNVIIGARAVIKAGVTVGKNSVVAMGAVVTRDVPENSVVIGSPATIRYSREEYDKKQREWKES, encoded by the coding sequence ATGGTTACAAATTTTATTTCTGATAAAGCAAAAATTGGTCAGAATGTTCAGATTTGGCATTTTTCATATGTAGGAGACAATGTGGAGATTGGAGATAATGTCAAGATAGGTTCTCTTGCACATATTGATTATGATGTAAAGATTGGCGAGAATACAAAAATAGAAGGGCAAGCATACATTCCACCTTTATCCAGAATTGGAAAGAATGTTTTCATCGGTCCAGCAGCTGCTCTTACAAATGATCCTTATCCAATGTGTGACAAAATGATAGGAGTTACCATTGAAGATAATGTAATAATAGGTGCACGTGCAGTAATCAAAGCAGGTGTTACTGTAGGAAAAAACAGTGTTGTTGCAATGGGTGCTGTAGTAACAAGAGATGTTCCTGAAAATTCTGTGGTAATTGGTTCTCCTGCCACCATAAGATACAGTAGAGAAGAATACGACAAGAAACAAAGAGAATGGAAAGAAAGTTAA
- a CDS encoding MraY family glycosyltransferase, with amino-acid sequence MIELILPAIVSCIVAFFVVFTMTPPLIKFLEKRNLAVKDMNKKEDVMVARPGGISIIVGIIASEIVLYAFLQLNEILAITITTFTAFLIGYVDDRKVMGGWFKPVALAIAAIPIIVFGVYDSDLAFPIFGTVQIPALYLGLIIFMIPITGNTINSIDVLNGVASGFMVIASFSLSVCLFMVQNYEIAIVSLPLGFVSLAFYKYHKIPSKIFPGDSGALTLGAMYGAIAIVGGVEIIAAVALLPAVINSFLFLSSVKRIVEHRQVKGTPVEHTDDFKLKATDDKTAPVTLVRLILAGGPLTEKQVGFAIFKLAIFSGILAIITAFLMGVYP; translated from the coding sequence TTGATTGAATTAATACTTCCAGCAATAGTTTCTTGTATTGTTGCATTTTTTGTCGTGTTTACAATGACTCCTCCTCTGATTAAATTTCTTGAAAAAAGAAATCTTGCAGTCAAGGATATGAATAAAAAAGAAGATGTGATGGTTGCAAGACCTGGTGGGATATCTATAATTGTAGGAATTATTGCATCAGAAATTGTACTTTATGCATTTTTACAATTAAATGAAATTCTAGCAATAACCATTACGACATTTACAGCTTTTCTAATAGGGTATGTTGATGATAGAAAAGTTATGGGTGGTTGGTTTAAACCTGTAGCGCTTGCAATTGCCGCAATTCCAATTATTGTATTTGGTGTGTACGATTCAGATCTTGCTTTTCCCATATTTGGCACGGTTCAAATTCCAGCATTATATCTTGGTTTGATAATTTTTATGATTCCAATTACTGGAAACACAATTAATTCCATTGATGTTCTAAATGGTGTTGCTAGTGGCTTTATGGTTATTGCAAGTTTTTCATTATCTGTATGTTTGTTTATGGTGCAAAATTATGAGATTGCAATTGTTAGTTTGCCATTAGGATTTGTTTCCTTGGCATTTTACAAATACCATAAAATCCCAAGTAAAATTTTTCCTGGAGATTCTGGTGCATTAACTCTAGGTGCAATGTATGGTGCAATTGCAATTGTAGGTGGTGTTGAAATTATTGCTGCTGTAGCATTGTTACCTGCGGTTATCAACTCCTTTTTGTTTCTCTCAAGCGTAAAACGAATAGTAGAACACAGGCAAGTCAAGGGAACGCCTGTAGAGCACACTGATGATTTTAAACTCAAAGCAACTGATGACAAAACTGCTCCTGTAACTTTGGTGAGGTTGATTCTTGCTGGAGGTCCACTTACTGAAAAACAGGTTGGATTTGCAATCTTCAAACTTGCAATATTTTCAGGAATCTTGGCAATAATTACGGCATTTTTGATGGGAGTATATCCATGA
- a CDS encoding Gfo/Idh/MocA family protein: protein MKIVQIGTGGWGKNHTRILSQLGVLSAICDADPQKSKEYGEKYSVKYYESLDRLLNSEEFDAAFVVTPTSTHTEIAKKLLEAKKHVFVEKPMTYKSEDGEILAKLAEKNKVILTCGYIERFNPAVDVVKKFVKEKKFGDLVMLEFHRENRMPLHIKDVGIIYDTSVHDIDTANWLFDDMPHVVFARAGKIRHEHEDFASIMLGYKDDKVAIISSNWITPKKVRKFNAVCTDAIISSDFITQEITVEKDDENEIVQNEKQEPLLLEIKSFIGAIEGKNEHIVKSQEAVNVTKIAEAALLSSLKGIPIYLDLK, encoded by the coding sequence ATGAAAATTGTTCAAATTGGAACTGGTGGATGGGGTAAAAACCATACAAGAATTTTATCTCAATTAGGAGTACTTTCGGCAATATGTGATGCCGATCCTCAAAAAAGCAAAGAGTATGGAGAAAAATATTCTGTAAAATATTATGAATCATTAGATAGGTTGCTAAATTCTGAAGAATTTGACGCAGCATTTGTTGTAACTCCCACATCAACTCATACCGAAATTGCAAAAAAATTGTTAGAGGCAAAAAAACACGTGTTTGTGGAAAAACCAATGACTTACAAATCTGAAGACGGTGAAATATTAGCTAAACTTGCAGAAAAAAATAAAGTGATTCTAACATGTGGGTATATTGAGAGATTTAATCCTGCAGTAGATGTTGTGAAAAAATTTGTTAAAGAAAAGAAATTTGGCGATTTGGTAATGTTAGAATTTCACCGTGAAAATAGAATGCCTCTTCATATCAAAGATGTAGGAATAATTTACGATACGTCGGTTCATGATATTGATACTGCTAATTGGTTGTTTGATGACATGCCTCATGTAGTATTTGCAAGAGCAGGCAAAATAAGACATGAGCATGAAGATTTTGCAAGCATCATGCTAGGATACAAAGATGACAAGGTTGCAATTATTTCATCAAATTGGATTACACCAAAAAAAGTTAGAAAATTTAATGCGGTGTGTACAGATGCAATTATTTCATCAGATTTTATCACTCAAGAAATAACTGTGGAAAAAGATGACGAAAACGAGATTGTTCAAAATGAGAAGCAAGAGCCATTATTATTAGAAATTAAGAGTTTCATTGGAGCAATTGAGGGCAAAAATGAGCATATTGTCAAATCACAAGAGGCAGTAAATGTGACAAAAATAGCAGAAGCGGCACTCTTATCTAGTTTAAAGGGAATTCCAATTTATCTGGATTTAAAATGA
- a CDS encoding Trm112 family protein, with amino-acid sequence MNKTMMDILACPIDKNHPLELFEIKEKDNVISEGALFCEKCSRFYPIIEGIPIMLPDELRDKKQEMGFLRNYKEELPEKIITQGNPWHL; translated from the coding sequence ATGAATAAAACAATGATGGACATCTTGGCATGTCCAATTGATAAAAATCATCCTTTAGAATTATTTGAAATTAAAGAAAAAGATAACGTAATTTCAGAAGGTGCGCTATTTTGTGAAAAGTGTTCAAGATTCTATCCAATTATAGAAGGAATTCCAATAATGCTCCCTGATGAATTAAGAGACAAAAAACAAGAGATGGGTTTTCTAAGAAATTACAAAGAGGAATTACCTGAAAAAATTATTACACAGGGAAACCCATGGCATTTGTGA
- a CDS encoding metallophosphoesterase, which yields MNKTSIVSISDIHIGNNSIACWYNKGYHEPYLNRVLEYVISQKDNLKEFIILGDLFDFWTYPPDVQPPTVEDIIKANPGIFANKGTLDTVVSALDGNVSYVVGNHDISITQADLDKIPLSGGYKITKQTDEYTVGNCLFTHGHLFTIFNAPDPVNPIPLGHFVTRLIAYYVQQQGTPAWQITGFGAPAERQILLDKAFLPALKFIVKMYAMQKFDASTISDFVDIWVQVSKFPTTGVFKMADGSTKTIDDVKSDYANLFTTWVNKYGVEYVQKSIYTDGMARSMSWFTQQAALKNNADLTITGHTHWPTSGVKALADDVNCGFECFAEPDSTTSRYSFAEVTNVDTTPTPTIYDVTKGPHGGYLCNEASGIPQGDIVFILPKLPTPMDYSCFVRIVNNSSNTLTLTKSTNPNGKWVLKPSASIAPNSRSGFWLQDSLGIHGADGSVTYSNNGSNIVLNFDCPTGLFSNKVSVTGSNVSYRAKIGNGPWKNNSVDPKGHPLSVEFTVS from the coding sequence ATGAATAAAACATCCATTGTATCGATAAGCGATATTCACATTGGCAATAACAGCATTGCATGTTGGTATAACAAAGGATATCATGAACCTTATTTGAATAGAGTTTTAGAATACGTAATATCACAAAAAGACAATCTCAAAGAGTTTATAATTTTAGGGGATCTGTTTGATTTTTGGACATATCCTCCAGATGTTCAGCCACCAACTGTTGAGGACATCATAAAGGCAAATCCCGGCATATTTGCAAACAAAGGAACCCTTGACACAGTTGTATCTGCACTAGATGGAAATGTTTCCTATGTTGTCGGAAATCATGACATTAGTATTACACAAGCAGATTTAGATAAAATTCCACTTTCTGGTGGTTATAAAATTACAAAACAGACCGATGAGTATACAGTTGGCAACTGTCTTTTTACACACGGGCATTTGTTTACAATATTTAATGCCCCTGATCCTGTAAACCCTATTCCACTTGGACATTTTGTAACCCGTCTTATTGCATACTATGTACAACAACAGGGAACTCCTGCGTGGCAGATAACGGGATTCGGTGCTCCTGCAGAGAGGCAGATACTGCTGGATAAGGCGTTTTTACCAGCATTGAAATTTATTGTAAAAATGTATGCTATGCAAAAATTTGACGCATCAACTATTAGTGACTTTGTCGACATTTGGGTACAAGTATCCAAATTTCCAACAACAGGCGTCTTTAAAATGGCAGACGGAAGTACAAAAACTATTGATGATGTAAAGTCCGACTATGCAAATCTGTTTACAACATGGGTTAACAAGTATGGTGTTGAATACGTTCAAAAATCAATCTATACTGACGGCATGGCAAGAAGCATGTCTTGGTTTACTCAACAAGCGGCACTGAAAAATAATGCCGATCTCACTATTACCGGACATACACATTGGCCTACATCAGGAGTAAAGGCATTGGCAGACGATGTCAATTGTGGATTTGAGTGTTTTGCAGAACCAGACTCAACCACCTCAAGATATTCATTTGCTGAAGTCACTAATGTAGATACTACTCCAACACCGACTATTTATGACGTAACAAAAGGTCCTCATGGTGGTTATCTTTGTAACGAGGCTTCAGGTATCCCACAAGGCGATATTGTATTTATTCTTCCAAAGCTTCCTACTCCTATGGACTATTCATGCTTTGTTAGAATAGTTAATAATTCTTCAAACACACTAACTCTTACTAAATCCACAAATCCAAACGGTAAATGGGTTCTAAAACCAAGTGCTTCAATAGCACCAAATTCACGTTCAGGATTTTGGTTACAAGATTCACTTGGAATACATGGTGCTGATGGTAGTGTGACATATTCAAATAATGGCAGTAACATCGTCTTGAACTTTGATTGCCCTACTGGACTTTTTAGCAATAAAGTTTCTGTCACTGGTTCAAATGTTTCTTACAGAGCCAAAATAGGAAATGGTCCTTGGAAGAATAACTCAGTCGATCCTAAGGGCCATCCACTAAGTGTAGAGTTTACTGTAAGTTAG
- a CDS encoding branched-chain amino acid transaminase gives MKLPLSKYVWFDGKYVLTEKAQVPITTHAIHYGTSIFEGIRAYWNGKNLYIFRLDEHVKRFRRSGQFYNISLNFSDKEITDAIIGICRKNKIKKSCYIRPFYFVGDYGINLHVTEKAPTNVAIFTFPFGDLFNKNGITGGVVSWRKFSDNSTPPQAKMGGNYLNSIIATQEAKRNGFDEAILLDHNGNVSEAPGENIFIVREGQLATPTLSSSALEGITRDAIIKIAKDLDIDVVERDITRSELIISEEIFLTGTAAEITSIISMDSKKIGNGKPGDITKKMMQEYTDIVMNKNADYSHWLTEVY, from the coding sequence ATGAAACTTCCACTTTCAAAATATGTCTGGTTTGATGGAAAGTATGTCCTTACAGAAAAAGCGCAAGTTCCAATCACCACACATGCAATTCATTATGGAACATCAATCTTTGAAGGAATCAGGGCATATTGGAATGGAAAAAATCTTTACATCTTTAGACTGGATGAGCATGTTAAACGATTTAGAAGATCAGGACAATTCTACAACATTTCACTTAATTTTTCAGACAAAGAAATCACAGATGCCATCATAGGAATCTGTAGAAAAAACAAGATAAAAAAATCATGTTACATTAGACCATTTTATTTTGTAGGAGATTATGGAATAAATCTGCATGTAACTGAAAAGGCGCCAACAAATGTTGCAATTTTTACATTTCCTTTTGGAGATTTATTTAACAAAAATGGAATTACAGGAGGAGTCGTATCTTGGAGAAAGTTCTCAGATAATTCTACACCGCCACAAGCAAAAATGGGGGGAAATTATCTCAATTCAATCATAGCGACACAAGAAGCAAAGAGAAATGGTTTTGATGAGGCAATTTTGCTTGATCATAATGGAAATGTAAGTGAAGCACCAGGAGAAAATATCTTTATTGTGAGAGAAGGCCAATTGGCAACGCCAACATTGTCATCATCTGCACTTGAAGGAATTACTCGAGATGCAATAATAAAAATTGCAAAAGATTTGGATATAGATGTTGTAGAAAGAGACATTACAAGAAGTGAGTTAATTATTTCAGAGGAGATTTTTCTTACAGGTACAGCAGCTGAAATTACATCAATCATATCAATGGATTCAAAAAAGATTGGCAATGGTAAACCAGGGGACATCACAAAGAAAATGATGCAAGAGTACACAGACATAGTAATGAACAAAAATGCAGATTATTCTCACTGGTTGACGGAAGTGTATTAG
- a CDS encoding minichromosome maintenance protein MCM — MSTKQASTFTDSALSDKVKEFLTRFKDKNGNYKYVDAIDEMMPKNAKYIIVDYNDLVVEPQIEVIFSTNPDRIFDAFSRAIKEALQTRFPDYAEKIKDEVRVRLINFPLERSLRQINAETIGHITSVSGMVVRASEVKPLAKELVFVCPDEHTTKVIQLKGMDVKIPVVCDNPNCKQRDFELKPEASKFIDFQILRLQELPEDLPPGQLPHYIDVTIRQDLVDNSRPGDRIILTGVVRVEQESVAGIQRGHSGLYRLRIEGNNIEFLSGRGSKTDRKIGREEISPEEEKMIKSLSQSSDVYQRLIDSFAPHIQGQSLIKEAILLLIVGSNQRLLGDGSKIRGDINVFLVGDPGTAKSEMLKFCARIAPRGLYTSGRGSTAAGLTAAVVRDKTGIMMLEAGAVVLGDQGLVSIDEFDKMKPEDRSALHEVMEQQSASIAKGGIVATLNARTSILAAANPMYGKYDPFKNITENVNLPIPLLTRFDLIFVVRDIPTKERDEKIARHIIQRNTTQGTDKKSVIEVDLLTKYLSYAKRGIPELTKEAEEKILSYYLQMRNVESEEMITVTPRQLEGIIRLSTARARLLMKDKVEEEDAERAIFLIQSMLQDAGVDVNTGKVDLGVLQGKPRSEVSKMQLFMDVLKSLEGDNKVPVEERTFVKELEKSEKFTEEEARNYVRRMLREASIYESKPGHYNRV; from the coding sequence ATGAGCACCAAACAAGCTAGTACTTTTACCGATTCTGCTTTATCAGATAAAGTAAAAGAATTTCTAACTCGTTTCAAAGATAAAAATGGCAACTACAAGTATGTAGATGCAATCGATGAGATGATGCCAAAGAATGCAAAATACATCATCGTCGATTATAATGACTTAGTAGTAGAACCACAAATTGAGGTAATATTTTCTACAAATCCTGATAGGATATTTGACGCATTTTCTAGAGCAATAAAAGAAGCACTACAAACAAGATTTCCTGATTATGCTGAAAAAATCAAAGATGAAGTTCGTGTAAGATTAATTAATTTCCCACTTGAGCGAAGTCTAAGACAAATCAATGCTGAAACAATTGGACACATTACAAGTGTTTCAGGAATGGTAGTTCGAGCATCAGAAGTAAAGCCTCTTGCAAAAGAACTAGTCTTTGTATGTCCTGATGAGCATACAACTAAAGTAATTCAACTAAAAGGAATGGATGTAAAAATTCCAGTTGTCTGTGATAATCCAAATTGTAAACAGCGTGATTTTGAGTTAAAACCAGAGGCAAGTAAATTTATTGATTTTCAGATTCTTAGATTACAAGAGCTTCCTGAGGACTTGCCTCCAGGACAACTTCCTCATTACATTGATGTCACAATTAGGCAGGATTTAGTAGATAATTCAAGGCCTGGTGATAGAATTATTCTTACAGGTGTAGTGAGAGTAGAACAAGAATCAGTTGCAGGCATTCAAAGAGGTCATAGTGGATTATATCGATTAAGAATTGAGGGAAATAATATTGAATTTTTGAGTGGTCGTGGATCTAAAACTGATAGAAAAATCGGAAGAGAGGAAATTTCACCCGAAGAAGAAAAAATGATCAAATCTCTTAGTCAGAGTTCTGATGTGTATCAAAGACTAATTGATTCATTTGCACCACACATCCAAGGACAATCATTAATCAAAGAAGCAATTTTGTTACTCATTGTAGGTTCCAATCAGAGATTACTTGGTGATGGAAGTAAGATTAGAGGGGACATTAACGTATTTCTAGTTGGAGATCCTGGTACTGCAAAAAGCGAGATGCTAAAATTCTGTGCAAGAATTGCACCAAGAGGTTTGTATACTTCTGGTAGAGGTTCAACTGCTGCAGGACTTACAGCTGCTGTAGTTCGAGATAAAACAGGTATTATGATGTTAGAAGCTGGTGCAGTAGTACTTGGTGATCAAGGTCTTGTAAGTATAGACGAATTTGACAAGATGAAACCTGAAGATAGAAGTGCTTTACACGAAGTTATGGAACAGCAATCAGCAAGTATTGCAAAGGGTGGTATTGTTGCCACGCTAAATGCCCGAACTTCAATTTTAGCTGCAGCAAACCCGATGTATGGAAAATATGATCCATTCAAAAATATTACAGAAAACGTAAACTTGCCAATTCCATTACTTACTAGATTTGATTTGATCTTTGTTGTTAGAGATATTCCAACAAAAGAACGAGATGAAAAGATTGCAAGACACATAATTCAAAGAAACACCACTCAAGGAACAGACAAAAAATCTGTCATTGAAGTTGATTTGCTTACAAAATATCTCTCATATGCAAAACGTGGAATTCCTGAATTGACAAAAGAAGCAGAAGAGAAAATTCTATCCTATTATCTCCAGATGAGAAATGTAGAATCTGAAGAAATGATCACTGTAACTCCAAGACAATTAGAAGGAATTATTCGACTTTCTACTGCAAGAGCAAGATTACTCATGAAAGACAAGGTGGAAGAAGAGGATGCTGAGCGTGCAATATTCTTAATTCAGAGTATGCTTCAAGATGCAGGAGTTGATGTCAATACTGGAAAGGTCGATCTTGGAGTATTGCAAGGAAAGCCAAGAAGTGAAGTATCTAAGATGCAGCTATTCATGGATGTCCTAAAAAGTCTAGAAGGTGACAATAAAGTTCCAGTAGAAGAAAGAACATTTGTCAAAGAACTCGAAAAGAGTGAAAAATTCACAGAAGAGGAAGCAAGAAACTATGTCAGAAGAATGCTCAGAGAAGCATCTATTTATGAATCAAAACCCGGTCACTATAACCGAGTATGA